One Alphaproteobacteria bacterium 33-17 genomic region harbors:
- a CDS encoding HflK protein — protein MVWGEQENNDKKDDGVKKNKSPWGDENQNIDDLIKESQKKIKEFIQKNGNKGSGNNGGGSFTPPVSFNFLYFIAAIFVAIWLASGFYILEEDEQAVVLQFGKFARVAGPGPNYHFPYPVEEVIKHKVTIHQVEEFGYRSAQTDTVRMRRADIRNIPEESQMLTGDENIVDINFMVKWKIDEIKDYVLNLQNPRETVKMAAESAVREIIGKTPFAEAQTMGRSKVENESMKLLQEVLDSYNSGISIVSLQMLKLDPPQQVIDAFRDVQTARADKEKEINQAYAFNNDILPRARGEAKKVVQEALAYKHEVIARAEGEASRFKAILEEYKKSRDVVKNKIYIESMETIMKKLDKIIIDPSAKNLVPYLPLNQITNKN, from the coding sequence ATGGTTTGGGGCGAACAGGAAAATAATGATAAAAAGGACGATGGTGTTAAAAAAAACAAATCTCCTTGGGGTGATGAAAACCAAAATATCGACGATTTAATTAAAGAAAGTCAAAAAAAGATAAAAGAATTTATTCAAAAAAATGGCAATAAAGGCTCAGGAAATAATGGAGGCGGTTCATTTACACCGCCAGTATCATTTAATTTTCTTTATTTTATAGCTGCTATATTTGTAGCAATCTGGCTTGCATCAGGTTTTTATATCTTAGAAGAAGATGAGCAGGCAGTGGTATTGCAGTTTGGTAAATTTGCAAGAGTTGCAGGTCCTGGACCAAATTACCATTTTCCATATCCTGTAGAAGAAGTAATAAAACATAAAGTTACAATTCACCAGGTGGAAGAATTCGGATATAGATCTGCGCAAACTGACACAGTGCGTATGAGAAGGGCAGATATTCGTAATATTCCAGAAGAAAGCCAAATGCTTACAGGGGATGAAAACATTGTAGATATTAACTTCATGGTAAAGTGGAAAATTGATGAAATTAAAGACTATGTTTTAAATCTTCAAAACCCTAGAGAAACAGTTAAAATGGCTGCGGAAAGTGCCGTAAGGGAAATTATCGGTAAAACGCCGTTTGCAGAAGCACAAACTATGGGTCGTTCTAAAGTTGAAAACGAATCTATGAAACTACTACAGGAAGTTTTAGATTCTTATAATTCAGGTATTTCAATTGTAAGCCTGCAAATGCTTAAGCTTGATCCACCTCAGCAGGTAATTGATGCTTTCCGCGATGTCCAAACAGCAAGAGCAGATAAAGAAAAAGAAATTAACCAAGCATACGCGTTTAACAACGACATACTCCCAAGAGCAAGAGGTGAGGCTAAAAAGGTTGTACAAGAGGCTTTAGCATATAAACACGAAGTAATTGCAAGGGCTGAAGGTGAAGCAAGCAGATTTAAGGCTATTTTGGAAGAATATAAAAAATCCAGAGATGTAGTAAAAAATAAAATTTATATTGAATCAATGGAAACAATAATGAAGAAACTTGATAAAATTATCATAGATCCAAGTGCTAAAAATTTAGTGCCATATCTTCCATTAAACCAAATAACAAATAAAAATTAG